Genomic DNA from uncultured Acetobacterium sp.:
ATGATCCGTCAGCCGGACTTTGTGACAAAAGCACTAGCTGTGGAAGTCGTGGATCTGGTTAAAAAGAAAAAGCCCCATCCATTGCTTGAAAAGGTAAGCTTTGAAACCATTACAGATGGCTTGTCAGTTCAAATGCTGCATCTTGGATCTTATGATGATGAGCCGGAAAGCTTTAATAAAATGGATGAATACTGCAAGGAACACGGTTTGATTCGGACGCAGTTAACTTATCGGGAGATCTATCTGATCGATGCGAGAAAAACGGCCGCGGACAAATTAAAAACGGTACTGCGTTACGCCGTTGAGAAAAAATAATGAATAAGCAAAAAAGTTTCGGAATTAAGTTTTATTTCTGAAACTTTTTTTATTTTTTGTTTACTCAGGTGTTTCAATAGGGTATATTTGAGGGAGATATTGTACGTTACTGAGTACAAAGATAAACATAAAAAAATATTGAAATTACCCTAAACCATGAAATGAAAAAATGATTAAAAAAACAATCAGATTAGAAAAAGAAAAGATTTTAGGGGGAACAATGAGTACAAAGATATTGATTGTGGATGATTCAACCACCGACCGTTTGATTATCAATAGCATGTTGATGGATTACAACACGTTGACTGCTTGCGATGGACTGGAAGCCATGGAACAGATCAAAAAAAATCCGGACATCGATCTGGTAATTCTCGATTTGAACATGCCCAATATGAATGGCTTCGAGGTACTTGAAGCGTTGGCAAAAGATCCGGAATATCGAAAGATTCGAACCATTATTTTAACCAATTATGATGAAATCGACAATGAGGTCAAAGGTCTGGAGTTGGGCGCTGTCGACTATATCAGAAAGCCGTTGAACCTTCAATCGTTGCTCATCCGAATCAATATCCACATTAAATTAAAAAGCATTCAGAAAATGATCGAGCAGGATAATAAAAGGTTGGATGCCCTGGTTCTGAAAAAAACCAGAGAAGTGGCAGCTACCCGGGATATTACCATCCAGGCTCTGGTAGGACTGCTGGAGGTCCGAAATATTGAATCCTCCAAACATACCATCAGAACCCAATGGATTATGAAACTGTTGTGTGATCATCTAAAAACCAAAGAAAAATATGTGGAGATTCTGACCGAAGCTTATGTACAGGAACTTGTTACCACCACGCCCCTTCATGACATCGGCAAGGTCGGCATCCCGGACAATATTTTACTAAAACCGGGAAAATTGACAATCGATGAATTTACGATCATGAAAAAACATGTGGAGTATGGCGTCAATGCGCTTCAAAACGAAATATGCAGTGATGAGGACGTCCCCAGCTTTATCAGGACGGCCATGGAAATTGTAGGCACTCATCACGAAAAGTATAACGGAACCGGTTATCCCAAAGGGCTAAGCGGCGAAGCCATTCCATTGCCGGGGCGGTTGATGGCCATCATCGATGTGTATGATGCGCTCACCAGCGAACGCATCTATAAACCAGCCTATGATTTTGACGATAGTATCGGTTTGATCGAAGGTGAAAGCGGCGAACATTTTGATCCGGATATTGTGGCCGGGTTTTTGGAAATCAAAGAAACCATTTTTGATATTTCCCGAAAATTCATCCAGGAGTCAATTGAAGTGGTGGCAACAAGATGCGAAGATTAAGCAGCGTCCTGATTTTTTTGATAATCATTTTAGGATGGCCTTCTTTTTGTTATGCCAGGGATAACAGTATTGACTGGACGCCTGAAGAGATTGCTTTTATGGAAGCGTATCCGGTGATTCATTTGGGGGTGGATCCCAAGTTTGTACCTTTTGAATTTTTTGATGAGAATGGAAATTATCAGGGAATTACCTCAGACTATCTGGAAATAATCAGTGAAAAAACCGGTCTGCAATTTGATGTTGCCAAAGGCCTGACCTGGACCGAAGCCTATGAAAAAGCTTTGCGTGGGGAAGTTGATATGTTGCCGGCAGTGTCTAAAACCCCGGCCCGGGAGCAATACTTTTTGTTTTCTGAGCCTTACTATAATTTTAAACGGGTAATTGTTGTTCAAGACAGTACTAAAAATATCAATGGTATCGAGGACTTGTACGGGAAGACCGTAGCAGTACAAAAAAACAGTTCCCACCATAGTTACCTGGCCGAGTTTTCGCAGATTAACTTGAGCTTGTATGATTCGGTGGAAGATGCACTAACTGCTGTAGCCAATGGAACGGAAACAGCTTTTGTGGGAAATCTGGCAACGACCAATTATCTGATTCATTCAAATGGTTTGACAAATTTGAAATTTGTAGCCTTCGAAGCCGAAAAACAACAGAGTTTGTATTTTGCAGTACGGAATGACTGGCCGGAGCTCATCAGCATTATGAACAAAACCCTGGAAACAATTACGCCGGAAGAACGGATTGCCATTAATAATCAATGGGTTGGCGTCGAGGTTGTCCCGGATTATACGCCTATTTATCAAATTGTTATGATTGTCAGCGGGGTGATCATGCTCATCTGGCTGGTATCAATTTACTGGATCTTGCGGCTGCGCCGAGAAATTGAAAAGCGCAAAAAAATTCAGAATGATCTGGAGTTGGCCAAGTTGGAGGCAGAATCGGCCAATAATATTAAATCAAGCTTTCTGGCCCGGATGTCCCATGAAATCAGAACCCCTCTCAATGCCATTACCGGCATGGCGTATCTGGTGAAAAGGACCCAGGTCACCTTGACTCAGAAAATGTATCTGGATCGGATTACCCAGTCGGCCAATACCATGCTGAGCATTATCAATGACATTTTGGATTTTTCAAAAATTGAAGCTGGGAAAATTGAGCTGGAACGGGTGTCGTTTAATCTTGATCTGGTGATCCAGGATGTCATTAACATTGTATCTTATAAAATTGAAGAACAGCGGATTGGCTTTAAACTGACTAAAGACCCCAAGATTCCGAACTGCTATTTTGGGGATGCCAAACGGATCGAACAGATTTTACTTAATTTAATCAATAATGCCACTAAGTTTACAACTGTCGGTGAAGTGTCGCTTGATATTCGCCTGGTGGCCAGGGAATCCAACCGATACCACCTGGCTTTTACCGTTAGAGACACTGGCATTGGGATGTCCGAAGATCAGATCAAAAATCTCTTTGAACCGTTTGCTCAAGGTGATGCCAGCATTAATCGGCGGTTCGGCGGAACGGGATTGGGTCTTTCCATCGTAAAAAGTCTGGTCGAAATGATGGCCGGGGAGATTCAAGTCTACAGTACCGTTGGTGAAGGCTCAACGTTTATTGTGGAGCTATCATTAGAAAAAGATCTGGAAAAAGAAGCGGAATATCAAGAACAGGTGTCTTCATTATACTTTAACGATATAAAAACTCTGGTGCTGGAGAAAACCGGGTCGAATATGAACATCATTGACAGTTATTTAAGTGCTTTTGGGATGCATTGTGAACTGACAACGTCCCCGGCTAGCGCAATTAATATGTTGGAACTGGAAAACAGCAAGTTCTCAGCGCCCTTTGATCTGCTGATTCTTGATTATGACACGCCCACCAGCGGCGGGTTTAAATTTGTTGAAATGCTTCAGGCAAACAAAAAAATAGTCAAAAAACCTAAGGTGATTATGCTGTTGCCGATGATGCGGGAGGATTTGTTTGACAAACTGGATACCCAGGGCGTTGACATCGGCATCGGAAAACCGATTATTCCATCGGTTTTATACAACGGCATTCTGGAAATTTTCAGGACCAAAGCCCTTGTTGTCAATCAGCAGTTTACTCAGGAAGAAATCAGACAGGAGATAATGGAAAATTCCTATGGTGTTTTAGTGGTAGAAGACAATAAAACCAACCAGCTGATTGCCAAATCCCTGCTTGAACCGGTGGGTTTTCGTGTGTGGCTGGGGAATGATGGCCAGGAAGGGATTGCGCTGTTTAAAACCTATCAGAATGACATCGATTTAGTGCTGATGGATCTGCACATGCCGATTCTTAATGGCTATGAAGCTGCCGAAAAGATTCGGGAAATTTCGCCAGATGTGCCGATTGTGGCGATGACTGCGGATGTGATTCAGGGTGTTAAAGAAAAGTGTGAAGCTGCCGGCATCCATCACTACATCAGTAAACCCTTTGACCCGGAACGATTTGTGGAAACAGTCAGCGAAATTATCCGGGCCAACCAAAATACTGAAAGCGAGACCGAAGTCGTTCCGATTTCTGAAATAATTAAAAAAGATGAATTGGATACCGTTGTGCTTGATCGCCAACAAGGACTCAACTATATGGGAAACAACAAAGCACTGTATGAGAGTGTTCTAAAGGCTTATTTTGAGGAGAATCAGGAAATTAATATCAACCTGGCTGCAGCGATTAAAAATAAAGGTTATGAAGAAGCCACCCAGATGGTGCATAAGGTTAAAAGTAGCTCAGGAAGTATCGGTGCAAAACAGGTTTTTCAGATTGCTATGAATTTGCAAGAAGCCCTTGAAGACAGATCGGAAGAAAAGATAGCGCGACTGTATCCCCAGTTTATCAAAGCAATGGATGCATTACTGGCAGACATCGAAAAAAGCTGACGAAAAATTATGAAATAGATTAAGAATGCGACCATGAAACAGTTTGGCGACCGCCAAAACAAGCGGTTATTCTTCAAATTCTTACCGGGATTTGGTAGTAAAAAAAATTAATTATGCTATAATAAGTGCAGATTGATTTAAGTTGAGGAGGGTAACAATGTTAAATATTGCTTCGCGTATTGATCAGCTGCCATTGACTCCGATGTTGAAGAAGGTACTTCTTTTAACCGGACTGGGGTGGATGTTTGATGCTATGGATCAGGGCATGGTTTCCGGTGTGATGGCGGCCATTGGTAAGGAATGGGCTTTGGATCCCAGCCAGCTGGGTTTGCTGGGGAGTATTGGGATGCTCGGTATGGCTCTGGGTGCCGGCTTGTCTGGGATGGCCGCCGATAAATGGGGCCGCCGAACCGTTATTATGTGGACCCTGGTCATTTATGGGGTGTCCAGCGCCCTGTCCGGGTTTGCGGTTAATTTTACGATGTTATTGATTTTAAGATTCTGTACCGGTTTTGGCCTGGGTGGTGAATTACCAGCCGCTTCCACCTTGGTCAGTGAATTCTCGCCCACCCGAATCCGAGGCAGAAATGTTATTATTCTGGAAAGTTTCTGGGCCTGGGGATGGCTGATTGCGGCCTTTGTCGCCTACTTGTTTATTCCGGTTTATGGATGGCGGATGGCCTTTCTGGTGGGTGGTATTCCGGCTTTATTTGCAGCCTTATTTCGGATGTCCGTGCCCGAGTCACCGCGATATCTGGAATCAGTGGGAAAAACGGCTGAAGCTGAAGCACTGCTGAAGACCATGGAAAAGCAGGCGAATATTACCAGTCCGATTATGTCTGATGAAAGCAAAACCGACAAACTCAGCCATATCAAGGCATCATTCTTAGATTTATGGTCCAAACCATATGTCCGATCAACCATTGTTTTGTGGGTAATCTGGTTTGGTATTAATTTTGGCTACTATGGTTTTGTTTTGTGGACCCCATCATTATTGGTGGCAAAAGGCTTTACGCTGACCAAAAGCTTTGAATTTACGTTGATCATGTGCGTGGCGCAGTTGCCGGGATATTTTAGTGCCGCATATCTGATTGAAAAAGTGGGACGAAAAAAAGTACTGGCTATTTATTTTGCCGGAACGGCTCTGGCGGCCTGGTTATTTGGTCATGCCGGCAGTGTTGAGCAAATTCTGATCTATGGTTCCATGCTTTATTTCTTTAGTTTGGGTGCCTGGGGATGCGTTTATGCTTACACCCCAGAAGTCTATCCGACTTTTTTCAGAGCAACCGGCTCTGGTTGGGCAGCCGCATTTGGACGAATCGGCGCTTTTATCGCCCCCTTTGTGGTCCCGGTGATCTATAATTTTTATGGCACCGAAGTTGGTTATACCAATGTATTTATTACCCTGACCCTGGTCTTTGCGGTGGTGGCAGTTGTCGTTGCGGTATTTGGTAAAGAGACCATGGGAAAAACCCTGGAAGAAATAAACACGCCCCATATTTAATTTTACCTGAACTTAATTTAATATGAAACGAAGAACTGCCTGTGATCGTTTATTCGGTCACAGGCAGTTTTGAGTGCTGCAGATCTTTTAAGAATAAATTTTCAAACTCAGCCCCGGGAACTGGTCGCCCGAGATAAAAGCCCTGGATTTCTTCACAGCCAAGTTCAGCGAGGATATCCAGCTGATTCTTGGTTTCAACCCCTTCGGCAATGGTATTGATGCCGATTGTTTTGGCCAGCAAAATAATGGCTTGAACAATCTGTTTTGCCTTGATGCTGGTGACAATCGAGTCGATTAGCGGTTTGGCAATTTTGATGCGGTCAATGGTAAAGTGTTTGAGATAAGAAATCGACGAATAGCCAGTTCCGAAATCATCGATGGAAACCGACATTCCAATGGATTTAAAAAGATTAAAGATTTGGGACATTCGGTATTCGCCATCCATGGCCATGCTTTCGGTAATTTCGATATCCAACCATTTGGGATTGAAGGCATTATTTTCTGCGAGTTGTTTTAGCTCAGTTAACAGATTGGTGCTGTTAAGCTGTTTGGGTGATATATTGATGCCCATTTTCAAGTTTTGGTCATAGCGAGTGTTCCAATCTGTGATCTGAAGCACCGCTTTTTTTAGCACCCAGATGCCAATTTCATTGATATGATCTGTCTCTTCGGCAACTTGGATAAATTCAGCTGGGGTCATGATTTCATTATCGGAGGAAACCCAACGGATCAGTGCCTCAATGCCGGAAAGTTTGCCGTCGGGGATGCTGAATTGAGGTTGATAGAATAGTCTTAAATCATCATAGAAATCATTGCGTCGCAGGAATAGTTCAATTTCATTGCGTTTTTTGGTTTTGTCATGAATCAGAGAATTATAAACGGCAAATTTGTTAATGCCCGTAGATTTGGCGTGATAAAGGGCAATATCAGCATTCTTGATGAGCGCCTCGGCGGTTTGGGCACCATTTGGGAAAATGGAAATACCAATACAGAGGGCTGGGTAAAAGATATAGCCGTTGATGTATAGTTCTTTACTGCAGGTTGCAATAATGGTTTTTGCCATTTCAGCGGCGACATCATTTTCAGCGTAGCTAGTACAGGCCAGAACAAATTCATCACCGCCCATTCGGGCAATCGTCGAGTGATCACAGGCAGATTTGGCTAAACGCTTTGAAATCTCAATGAGAACCCGGTCACCAATATTATGGCCGTAGGTATCATTGATTAATTTGAACCGATCCAAATCCATGTAAAAAAGCGTAATCGTCTGATTTTGAGTCATATTTGAAATTCTTTTCTCTAGATCAGTGAGAAAATAGCGGCGATTGTACAGATTGGTCAGGGTATCGGTATTGGACAGGTAATGGAGCTCTCTGTTTTTATTGATCAGTTCAACATTGGCTTCGTGAAGTTCATTGGTTCGTTTGGCAATAATGGATTCCAGTTCGGTATTGAGTTGCAGTTCTTTTTTTAACAACGCTTCGTTTTTTATGGAATTCTGGATATATGAGTTCAGCCCCATATAAACAACGGTTAAGGTAATGAAGATAAGAAATTCAGATAAGACAAACCCCCGTATCAAAATGACAAGAATGGGGCACAGCAGAATAAAAATTTCTTTTGAGCGAGTTCCGACGTTCGTTGATAAAGCGGGAGCAGTAAGTAAGTCTTTTTTTTCAGCATACAGGGGCATCAATCCGCCGATGGCAATAATCAACAGGGCCGCCAGATAGATGGCATCAATAAGCGAATTGGCCACATATATATCATTATAGGCACTGTAATAATAATATAAGTCTGTCAGGACAAACAGAAAAATACCCCCAGAAATAAAGCGCACAACTAGCGGAATTTTCCCCCCACGAATGGATAAATACCAAATAACGATACCAACATAAACAAGAATATCGATGACAATCGAAATTACTGAAAAAATACCCTCGACAGTGAGAAGAGCAAGAATCTCATTGCTGCGATTGAAAAACAAAATCCAAACCAGAAGAATGGCCGCAAAAGAGAAAATAATAATATCAAGAAGGAGTTTAGCAATGTTC
This window encodes:
- a CDS encoding GyrI-like domain-containing protein, translating into MLPKKGINPEGYVDYSIYPLEGIWDISDEAKAKNSFDKNDFVYRIMIRQPDFVTKALAVEVVDLVKKKKPHPLLEKVSFETITDGLSVQMLHLGSYDDEPESFNKMDEYCKEHGLIRTQLTYREIYLIDARKTAADKLKTVLRYAVEKK
- a CDS encoding HD domain-containing phosphohydrolase — protein: MSTKILIVDDSTTDRLIINSMLMDYNTLTACDGLEAMEQIKKNPDIDLVILDLNMPNMNGFEVLEALAKDPEYRKIRTIILTNYDEIDNEVKGLELGAVDYIRKPLNLQSLLIRINIHIKLKSIQKMIEQDNKRLDALVLKKTREVAATRDITIQALVGLLEVRNIESSKHTIRTQWIMKLLCDHLKTKEKYVEILTEAYVQELVTTTPLHDIGKVGIPDNILLKPGKLTIDEFTIMKKHVEYGVNALQNEICSDEDVPSFIRTAMEIVGTHHEKYNGTGYPKGLSGEAIPLPGRLMAIIDVYDALTSERIYKPAYDFDDSIGLIEGESGEHFDPDIVAGFLEIKETIFDISRKFIQESIEVVATRCED
- a CDS encoding transporter substrate-binding domain-containing protein; its protein translation is MRRLSSVLIFLIIILGWPSFCYARDNSIDWTPEEIAFMEAYPVIHLGVDPKFVPFEFFDENGNYQGITSDYLEIISEKTGLQFDVAKGLTWTEAYEKALRGEVDMLPAVSKTPAREQYFLFSEPYYNFKRVIVVQDSTKNINGIEDLYGKTVAVQKNSSHHSYLAEFSQINLSLYDSVEDALTAVANGTETAFVGNLATTNYLIHSNGLTNLKFVAFEAEKQQSLYFAVRNDWPELISIMNKTLETITPEERIAINNQWVGVEVVPDYTPIYQIVMIVSGVIMLIWLVSIYWILRLRREIEKRKKIQNDLELAKLEAESANNIKSSFLARMSHEIRTPLNAITGMAYLVKRTQVTLTQKMYLDRITQSANTMLSIINDILDFSKIEAGKIELERVSFNLDLVIQDVINIVSYKIEEQRIGFKLTKDPKIPNCYFGDAKRIEQILLNLINNATKFTTVGEVSLDIRLVARESNRYHLAFTVRDTGIGMSEDQIKNLFEPFAQGDASINRRFGGTGLGLSIVKSLVEMMAGEIQVYSTVGEGSTFIVELSLEKDLEKEAEYQEQVSSLYFNDIKTLVLEKTGSNMNIIDSYLSAFGMHCELTTSPASAINMLELENSKFSAPFDLLILDYDTPTSGGFKFVEMLQANKKIVKKPKVIMLLPMMREDLFDKLDTQGVDIGIGKPIIPSVLYNGILEIFRTKALVVNQQFTQEEIRQEIMENSYGVLVVEDNKTNQLIAKSLLEPVGFRVWLGNDGQEGIALFKTYQNDIDLVLMDLHMPILNGYEAAEKIREISPDVPIVAMTADVIQGVKEKCEAAGIHHYISKPFDPERFVETVSEIIRANQNTESETEVVPISEIIKKDELDTVVLDRQQGLNYMGNNKALYESVLKAYFEENQEININLAAAIKNKGYEEATQMVHKVKSSSGSIGAKQVFQIAMNLQEALEDRSEEKIARLYPQFIKAMDALLADIEKS
- a CDS encoding MFS transporter, whose protein sequence is MLNIASRIDQLPLTPMLKKVLLLTGLGWMFDAMDQGMVSGVMAAIGKEWALDPSQLGLLGSIGMLGMALGAGLSGMAADKWGRRTVIMWTLVIYGVSSALSGFAVNFTMLLILRFCTGFGLGGELPAASTLVSEFSPTRIRGRNVIILESFWAWGWLIAAFVAYLFIPVYGWRMAFLVGGIPALFAALFRMSVPESPRYLESVGKTAEAEALLKTMEKQANITSPIMSDESKTDKLSHIKASFLDLWSKPYVRSTIVLWVIWFGINFGYYGFVLWTPSLLVAKGFTLTKSFEFTLIMCVAQLPGYFSAAYLIEKVGRKKVLAIYFAGTALAAWLFGHAGSVEQILIYGSMLYFFSLGAWGCVYAYTPEVYPTFFRATGSGWAAAFGRIGAFIAPFVVPVIYNFYGTEVGYTNVFITLTLVFAVVAVVVAVFGKETMGKTLEEINTPHI
- a CDS encoding EAL domain-containing protein — its product is MKKTSYLASLMIMGIFFIVYLISVILQPNNWSDVLSPINAFLAGFFIFVSFYKSNRCILINLSLLFYSFGCFSWAFADMLWAINALLLGVDPSEISAITFFYLLTNIFFASGVFLFAFYQFKRWNIAKLLLDIIIFSFAAILLVWILFFNRSNEILALLTVEGIFSVISIVIDILVYVGIVIWYLSIRGGKIPLVVRFISGGIFLFVLTDLYYYYSAYNDIYVANSLIDAIYLAALLIIAIGGLMPLYAEKKDLLTAPALSTNVGTRSKEIFILLCPILVILIRGFVLSEFLIFITLTVVYMGLNSYIQNSIKNEALLKKELQLNTELESIIAKRTNELHEANVELINKNRELHYLSNTDTLTNLYNRRYFLTDLEKRISNMTQNQTITLFYMDLDRFKLINDTYGHNIGDRVLIEISKRLAKSACDHSTIARMGGDEFVLACTSYAENDVAAEMAKTIIATCSKELYINGYIFYPALCIGISIFPNGAQTAEALIKNADIALYHAKSTGINKFAVYNSLIHDKTKKRNEIELFLRRNDFYDDLRLFYQPQFSIPDGKLSGIEALIRWVSSDNEIMTPAEFIQVAEETDHINEIGIWVLKKAVLQITDWNTRYDQNLKMGINISPKQLNSTNLLTELKQLAENNAFNPKWLDIEITESMAMDGEYRMSQIFNLFKSIGMSVSIDDFGTGYSSISYLKHFTIDRIKIAKPLIDSIVTSIKAKQIVQAIILLAKTIGINTIAEGVETKNQLDILAELGCEEIQGFYLGRPVPGAEFENLFLKDLQHSKLPVTE